In Triticum aestivum cultivar Chinese Spring chromosome 5B, IWGSC CS RefSeq v2.1, whole genome shotgun sequence, the following proteins share a genomic window:
- the LOC123115467 gene encoding late embryogenesis abundant protein D-34 — protein sequence MSDQSQPVRTGNVYPPSAAAHDARRQRDEVLATHDDQQQKQDGRRGDLRVTETDEPHAGRRVVTATAGGQVMAQFTVPVPGAGVEEATDAVTIGEALQAAAQTSAGERPVDLADAAAVQAAETRATGLGGLIPGGVAAAAQQSAETNMRPGLAEEEKVRLRDVLGSAAAVLPANKVATREDAVAVATAANRNAPAGGGGGGKGVADAVAAAAEMNERRMTRTRQA from the exons ATGAGCGACCAGTCCCAGCCCGTCCGCACCGGCAACGTCtacccgccctccgccgccgcccacgACGCGCGCCGCCAGCGCGACGAGGTCCTCGCCACCCATGATGATCAGCAGCAGAAACAAGATGGCCGACGCGGCGATCTCCGGGTCACTGAGACCGACGAACCGCACGCCGGGAGACGCGTCGtcaccgccaccgcaggcggccAG GTGATGGCGCAGTTCACGGTGCCGGTGCCGGgcgccggggtggaggaggcgaCGGACGCGGTGACCATCGGCGAAGCTCTGCAGGCCGCGGCGCAGACGTCGGCGGGCGAGAGGCCGGTGGACCTCGCGGACGCGGCTGCGGTGCAGGCCGCCGAGACGCGTGCCACGGGGCTGGGCGGCCTCATCCCCGGCGGTGTGGCGGCCGCGGCGCAGCAGTCCGCGGAGACCAACATGAGGCCCGGCCTCGCAGAGGAGGAGAAGGTCCGGCTGAGGGACGTGCTGGGCAGCGCCGCGGCGGTGCTCCCGGCCAACAAGGTAGCCACGAGGGAGGACGCCGTTGCGGTGGCCACAGCTGCGAACCGCAACGCCCCTGCGGGAGGTGGTGGGGGAGGCAAGGGCGTGGCCGACGCGGTGGCCGCGGCCGCCGAGATGAACGAGAGGAGGATGACGCGCACGCGGCAGGCTTAG